The Mycolicibacterium duvalii DNA window GGTATCGCGACGGCAGCGGCGGGTGGTGCATTATTCGGTCCGGTCGGCGCGTTCGTCGGCAGCCTGGGCGGTTCGTGGGCGTTCGGATACGTCGGTTCGGTGGTAGGGGAGGTGTTGTGCCCGAGATGAAACCCAGGACGTCGGTCGCCGCGGTGGCTCTGTTGTTCGGTGGGCTCGGAGTGTTCAGCATCGTCTGGGTTCTCAAGCTCTTCGAGCAGGGCCGCTACCCATCCATGCTGGTGGTCGCGGGATTCGCGGTGTTCGCGTTCGCAGGTCTCGCGATGCGGGTGATCCTGGCGACCGGCAGCGTCCGGCCGAGAATCGAGTATGACTCCACCGGAACGGTTCTGCGGCCGGACCTGAAGGTGGACCGACTGTCCATGACGGGGGCCGTGGTCGCCTTCGCCACCCTGCTGCTCTATGCGGTCGGCGCGGCGGTCGGCGCGGTGGCGCTTCCAGGCGTCGCCGACCAGAAATGGTTCGCGCTGGCCGGTGCCATCGGTGTGGTGATCGGAGTGCCCAGCCTGGCGCGGATCGCCCGCCATCGCGGGATGGGCTACCTGCGGCTCACCCCTGATGGCGTCGAGCACGTCGACCCCTACTCCCGCGTCGAGCGCCGATGGGACGAACTGACCGAGTTGTCGGACCAGCCACGCCAGGAGAACTTTTTGCAGATGGCCGGTAGCACTTATGTGAAGACGGCCGACGGCCGGACGAGGACGCTGACCTCCGACTGGTATACCCCGGGCGGTCTGGCGCTGCGCGAACTGATGCAGTTCTACTGGAAACACCCCGACCATCGGGTCGAGCTCACCGACGGCCGGGCGGCCAGACGACTGGTGGCCCCGGGCTGAGCCGCGCCGCGGCTGATCGGCGATGATGGAAAATTATGTCGGCCACCGCGCAGCAGCTCTGTGAGTTCATCGACGCATCGCCGTCGCCGTTTCATGCCGTCGCCACGGCCGCTGATCGCCTGCGGGCCGCCGGGTTCACCGAACTCTCCGAGAGCGATCCGTGGCCGGGGGCGGGCGACTTCTTTGCGGTCCGTGCCGGCTCGCTGATCGCCTGGCGCGGCGGTGCCGACACCACGGCGCCGTTTCGGATCGTCGGAGCCCACACCGACAGCCCGAACCTGCGGGTCAAGCAACATCCGGACCGGTTCGTGTCGGGATGGCAGGTGGTCGCGCTGCAGCCCTACGGCGGGGCGTGGCTGAATTCGTGGCTGGACCGCGACCTCGGAATCAGTGGGCGGTTGTCGGTCCGCGACGGAAACACGGTCCGGCACATCCTGGTCCGCGTCGACGACCCGGTCCTGCGGGTGCCCCAGCTGGCCATCCACCTCGCCGAGGACCGCAAGGCCGTCGAGCTGAACCCGCAGCGCCACGTCAACGCCGTCTGGGGCGTCGGCAGCGGCAGCCGCTCCTTCCTCGCGTCCGTCGCCGAGCGGGCGGGCGTGGACGCCGACGCGGTGCTCGGGTTCGACCTGATGACCCACGACCTCACGCCGTCGCGGCTGGCCGGTGTCGACAACGAACTGGTCAGCGCCCCGCGGCTGGACAACCAGGCCACCTGCTACGCCGGGCTGGCGGCCTTCCTGGCAGCGGGCGCAGACACCAGGGTCGTACCGGTGCTGGTGCTGTTCGACCACGAGGAGGTCGGCTCGCAGTCCGACCACGGCGCCCAGTCGGATCTGCTGCTGACCGTGCTGGAACGCATCACCCTGGCCGCCGGCGGCGGGCGCGAGGACTTCCTGCGCCGGCTGGCGACGTCGATGGTGGCCTCGGGCGACATGGCCCACGCCACCCACCCGAACTACCCGGACCGTCACGAGCCGGGTCACCTCATCGAGGTCAACGGCGGGCCGGTGCTCAAAGTGCAGCCCAATCTCCGGTACGCGACCGACGGACGCACCGCCGCGGCGTTCGCGCTGGCCTGCGAGCAAGCCGGGGTCCCGCTGCAGCGCTACGAACACCGCGCCGACCTGCCCTGCGGCTCCACCGTCGGGCCGATGACCGCGGCGCGCACCGGCATCCCCACCGTCGACGTCGGCGCCGCGCAGCTCGCCATGCACTCGGCGCGCGAGGTGATGGGCGCGGCCGATGTCGCGGCCTATTCGGCAGCGCTTGCGGCGTTCCTGTCACCGGCCTGATCTAGGGTCGAGCCATGCCGCTGAGAACCGAGATGGTGACCTTCGATTGTGTCGATCCCGACCGCCTCGCCGACTGGTGGGCCACGGCCCTCGGCGGCGACGTGAACGCTGTCGCGCCAGGGGAGTTCGTGATGGTGGTGCGCGACGGCGACCCCAGTCTGGGATTTCAGCGGGTGCCCGATCCGACGCCGGGCAAGAACCGCGTGCACCTGGATTTTCACGCCGAGGACCGGGAAGCTGAGGTGGCACGACTGGTCGAACTGGGCGCGAAGGAAGCCGGTCGGCACAACTTCGGGCCCGAGTTCGAGTGGGTGGTGCTCAATGACCCGGAGGGCAACGCGTTCTGTGTGGCCTGAGTCGCATCGGCATGCTGGCTAAACTGACCCCGTGACGTCTGGGTTGAGCCAACAGGTAGACACCGTGGAGCGGGCGACCGCCACCCCCGACCAGCCCCAGCCGTACCGAGAGCTCGGTCTCAAGGACGACGAGTACGAGCGGATCCGCGAGATCCTCGGGCGCCGACCCACCGATGCCGAGCTGGCGATGTACTCGGTGATGTGGAGCGAGCACTGCTCCTACAAGTCCTCCAAGGTGCACCTGCGCTACTTCGGCGAGACCACCACCGCCAAGATGCGCGAGGCGATGCTGGCCGGCATCGGCGAGAACGCCGGCGTCGTCGACATCGGCGACGGCTGGGCCGCCACCTTCAAGGTGGAGTCGCACAACCACCCGTCCTACATCGAGCCCTACCAGGGCGCGGCAACAGGCGTCGGCGGCATCGTGCGCGACATCATGGCGATGGGTGCGCGCCCGGTCGCGGTGATGGACCAGCTGCGGTTCGGCCCCGCCGACGCCCCCGACACCCGCCGCGTCCTCGACGGCGTGGTGCGCGGCATCGGCGGTTACGGCAACTCGCTGGGTCTGCCCAACATCGGTGGCGAGACGGTGTTCGATCCGTCCTATGCCGGCAACCCGCTGGTCAACGCGCTGTGCGTCGGCGTGCTGCGCAAAGAGGATCTGCACCTGGCGTTCGCGTCAGGCGTCGGGAACAAGATCATCCTGTTCGGTGCGCGCACCGGCCTCGACGGCATCGGCGGGGTGTCGGTGCTGGCGTCGGAGACGTTCGGCGGCGACGAGAGCGGGGCAGGCCGCAAGAAGCTGCCCAGCGTGCAGGTGGGTGACCCGTTCACCGAGAAGGTGCTCATCGAGTGCTGCCTGGAGCTCTACGCGAGTGACCTCGTGGTCGGTATCCAGGACCTCGGTGGTGCCGGACTGTCTTGCGCCACATCGGAACTCGCGTCCGCCGGGGACGGCGGTATGCGGGTGGAACTGGATGCGGTGCCGCTGCGCGCCGCCAACATGACCCCGGCGGAGATCCTGTCGAGCGAGTCGCAGGAACGGATGTGCGCGGTCGTCACCCCCGACAACGTCGACGCGTTCCTGGCGGTGTGCCGTAAGTGGGAGGTGCTGGCCACCGTGATCGGCGAGGTCACCGACACCGGCCGGCTGGAGATCACCTGGCACGGCGAGACGGTCGTCGATGTGCCGCCGCGCACCGTGGCCCACGAAGGCCCGGTCTACGAGCGGCCCGTGCAGCGTCCCGACACCCAGGACGCGCTCAACGCCGACACCTCGGCTGGGCTGAAGCGACCGGTGACCGGCGAGGAACTGCGCATCACGCTGCTGCAGATGTTGGGCAGCCCGCAGCTGTGCAGCCGAGCGTTCATCACCGAGCAGTACGACCGATACGTGCGCGGCAACACGGTGCTGGCCGAGCACGCCGACGGCGGCGTGCTGCGCGTCGACGAGGAGACGGGACGCGGTATCGCGATCTCCACCGACGCGTCGGGCCGTTACACGGCACTGGACCCGTACGCCGGTGCGCAGCTCGCGCTGGCCGAGGCCTACCGCAACGTCGCCGTCACCGGGGCCACTCCCGTCGCGGTGACGAATTGCCTGAACTTCGGGTCCCCGGAGGATCCAGGTGTGATGTGGCAGTTCTCCCAAGCCGTGCGCGGACTGGCCGACGGCGCTGCGGCGCTGGGCATTCCGGTGACCGGCGGCAACGTCAGCTTCTACAACCAGACCGGGGCCACCGCGATCCTGCCGACGCCGGTGGTCGGTGTGCTCGGCGTGATCGACGACGTGAAGCGACGGATCCCGACCGCGCTGGGCACCGAGCCGGGCGAGTCGCTGATCCTGCTCGGCGAGACCCGCGACGAGTTCGACGGGTCGATCTGGGCGCAGGTCACCGCCGATCACCTCGGCGGGATGCCGCCGCAGGTCGACCTGGCGCGAGAACAGCTGCTGGCCGAGGTGCTGACCGCGGCCTCGCGGGACGGCCTGATCTCCGCAGCCCACGACCTCTCCGAGGGCGGACTCGTCCAGGCTGTCGTCGAGGCCGCGCTGGCCGGCGAAACCGGTTGCCGCATCGTCATTCCCGACGTCTTCGCAGACGGCGACGGTCCCTTCGTCTTCTTGTTCAGCGAGTCCGCGGGGCGGGTGCTGGTCGCGGTGCCGCGCACCGAGGAGAGCCGGTTCACCGCGATGTGTGAAGCCCGCGGCCTGCCCGCCACCCGGGTCGGTGTCGTCGACCCCGGCCCGGAGCCCGGCCAGGCGGCTGTCGAGGTGCAGGGGCTGTTCACGGTGACACTCGAGGAGTTGCGGCGCACGTCGGAGGGCGTGCTGCCCGGGTTGTTCGGGTGACCCTATGGGTGTGGCGAATGCTGCGTCTGGACTTCACAGGCGTCGCATTCGGGGCGCTGTTCTTCTGCCTGTCCCTCACACCCTCCCTGCTTCCCCGTGACTGGCTGCTCGGCGGCCTGATCGGCGGAATCACCGCGGCCATCGGCTACGGCATCGGGGTGTTCGCCGGCCGCATGGGGCACAGGTTCGTGCTCGACCGGCGACGGTGGTGGCCACCGCCGAGACGAATCGCCTACGCGCTCAAGACCGTGATCGTGGTCGGCTCCGTCGGTGCGTGTCTGCTGATGGTGATCCCGGCCGCCGGCTGGCAACGTCAGGTCTCGGAGCTGATGGGGGTGCCGGGCCCGAGCACCGCGAGCTACCTGCGCACCCTCGCGTTGGCCGCCGCCGTCGCCGCAGTGTGCGTGGCCGGAACCAGAATTCTCATCGACGCGATCAAGACGATGGCGCGCTTTTTGATCCGGCGGTGGCGGCTGTCGGACGAGCTCGCGCTGTTGATCGGCACCGCGGTCGCGGTGGTGCTCGTCATCAGCCTGGTCAACGGGGTGCTGGTGCGCGGCTTCTTCGCCCTCGCCAACCGCGTCTCCCAACCGCAGAACACCACCACCGCCGAGGGCGTCGTTCAACCGGATGAACGCGAAAGATCCGGCAGCCCTGAATCATTCGCGCAATGGGAGACGCTGGGCTACCAGGGGCGCAGTTTCGTCGCCGGCGGTCCCAGCGCCGCGGAGCTCGAAGAGGTCAACGGTCGCCCGGCCCGTGAGCCGATCCGGGTGTACGCCGGGCTGGAGACGGCTGACACCGAGGAAGCGCGGATGGCGGTGCTGCTGAGCGAACTCGAGCGCACCCGCGCGTTCGAGCGTGAGGTGCTGGTCATCGCGCCGACCACCGGCACAGGATGGATCAACCCGGTTGCGGCCGCGTCGGTCGAGTACCTGTACAACGGCGACACGGCGATCGTCGGCTCCCAGTATTCCTTTCTGCCCAGCTGGGTCTCGTTCCTGGGCGACCGGGAGAAGTCGATGCGCTCGGGCCGGATGATGATCGACGCGGTTGCGCAGCGCTGGGCGCAGTTGCCACCCGAGCGTCGCCCGCGTCTCCTGCTCTACGGCGAGAGTCTGGGGTCGATGGCCGGACAGGGGGCCTTCGAATGGCTGCCCGACATCGCCGGCATGGGGTTCTCCTCGGTGCTGTGGGTCGGCCCGCCCAACGCCAGCCCGCTGTGGCGCGACATCGTCGCGCGCCGAGACCCGGGTACCCCGCAAGTCGAGCCGCGCTACGACGGTGGGCGGACCGTGCGTTTCTCGCAGGGGAACAGCCCCGCGCAGATCGCCGAGGACACCAGGGGGCCGTGGGAGGGCACGCGGGTGTTGTTCCTGCAGCACGCGTCGGACCCGATCGTGTGGTGGTCGCGGGATCTGCTGTTCACCCGGCCCGACTGGCTGGCCGAGCCGCCCGGCCGCGACCGGACCGCATCGATGCGGTGGTATCCGATCATCACGTACTGGCAGGTGGCCGCCGACATTCCCAACGCCGCGTCGGCGCCGGCGGGGCACGGCCACAACTACGGCGACTACATCCTCGACGGCTGGGTCGGGGTGGCACCGCCGCCGGGGTGGACCGCAGCCGATACCGAGCGGATCCGAAATGCGTTGCGCGATCGACTTCCCGACGCGGTGACGTGACCAGAGACGTGCTGCGCGCGCTCGCGCTGTCGGCGACGCTGCTCACCTGGAGCGCGCTGGCCGCGCGGATTCCGGCGCGCTGGCACCCGATCCCACACGCCGCGGTCGGCGCCGCGCTGGCCGCGGCCACGCCCGCCTCGCTGGGGCTGCGGCCACCCCGCCTGTGGGCGGGCCTGCGCTGGGGTGGCGCAGTGTCGGTCCCGCTCGTGCTCGGCATCGCCGCGAGTACCGCCAACCGCAGGGTGCGCAGCGGGATGGCCGAGCGCGATCTTCCGGCGGCGCCCGGACGGTGGTTGCTGCTGCGGATCCCGCTCGGCACGGTGTGGTCCGAGGAGGTCGCCTACCGGGCAGCGCTGGGCAGTGCCGCGAACCGGGCGTTCGGCCCGCGGGCCGGCCGCCTGCTGACAGCGCTGGTGTTCGGCCTGAGCCATGTGCCCGACGCCCGTGCGGCCGGGGAGTCGGTTGCGGGGACGGTGGCACTCACGGGGGCGGCCGGATGGCTGTTCTCCTGGCTGCACACCGAATCGGGCAGCGTGGCCGCTCCGATGCTGACCCATCTGGCCGTCAACGAGGCCGGAGCGGTCGCGGCGCTGGTTGTTGCGCGCCGCCGTTTGAAATCCTGATGCCGTTTGAAATCCTGACGGCGTGGCCTCCCGACGCAGCGCCGACCCGGCGCAGACCCGAGCCGCAGTCGCGGCGGTGTCGGCCTGGCTGCGCGACCCTGCGGCCCCGGCCCCGCAGCGCGCCGAAATGGCCGAGGCGGTACGCACCACGGCCCGGACGCTGAGCGCGACGGTGCCGGGTTCGGCCGTCGAGGTGCGAGTTCCGCCGTTCGTCGCGGTGCAGTGCATCGCAGGTCCGAGACATACCCGGGGGAATCCGCCCAACGTGGTCGAGACCGACCCGCGCACGTGGTTGCTGTTGGCTACCGGGCTGCTGACGGTGGCCGACGCGGCTGCGGCGGGAACGCTGCAGCTGTCGGGATCGCGGGCCGGCGAGATCGCCGCTGCACTGCCGGTGGTCGCGCTGCCCGATTAGGACGTGTTCGATTCTGTCTTCT harbors:
- a CDS encoding M18 family aminopeptidase translates to MSATAQQLCEFIDASPSPFHAVATAADRLRAAGFTELSESDPWPGAGDFFAVRAGSLIAWRGGADTTAPFRIVGAHTDSPNLRVKQHPDRFVSGWQVVALQPYGGAWLNSWLDRDLGISGRLSVRDGNTVRHILVRVDDPVLRVPQLAIHLAEDRKAVELNPQRHVNAVWGVGSGSRSFLASVAERAGVDADAVLGFDLMTHDLTPSRLAGVDNELVSAPRLDNQATCYAGLAAFLAAGADTRVVPVLVLFDHEEVGSQSDHGAQSDLLLTVLERITLAAGGGREDFLRRLATSMVASGDMAHATHPNYPDRHEPGHLIEVNGGPVLKVQPNLRYATDGRTAAAFALACEQAGVPLQRYEHRADLPCGSTVGPMTAARTGIPTVDVGAAQLAMHSAREVMGAADVAAYSAALAAFLSPA
- a CDS encoding sterol carrier family protein, coding for MASRRSADPAQTRAAVAAVSAWLRDPAAPAPQRAEMAEAVRTTARTLSATVPGSAVEVRVPPFVAVQCIAGPRHTRGNPPNVVETDPRTWLLLATGLLTVADAAAAGTLQLSGSRAGEIAAALPVVALPD
- the purL gene encoding phosphoribosylformylglycinamidine synthase subunit PurL → MTSGLSQQVDTVERATATPDQPQPYRELGLKDDEYERIREILGRRPTDAELAMYSVMWSEHCSYKSSKVHLRYFGETTTAKMREAMLAGIGENAGVVDIGDGWAATFKVESHNHPSYIEPYQGAATGVGGIVRDIMAMGARPVAVMDQLRFGPADAPDTRRVLDGVVRGIGGYGNSLGLPNIGGETVFDPSYAGNPLVNALCVGVLRKEDLHLAFASGVGNKIILFGARTGLDGIGGVSVLASETFGGDESGAGRKKLPSVQVGDPFTEKVLIECCLELYASDLVVGIQDLGGAGLSCATSELASAGDGGMRVELDAVPLRAANMTPAEILSSESQERMCAVVTPDNVDAFLAVCRKWEVLATVIGEVTDTGRLEITWHGETVVDVPPRTVAHEGPVYERPVQRPDTQDALNADTSAGLKRPVTGEELRITLLQMLGSPQLCSRAFITEQYDRYVRGNTVLAEHADGGVLRVDEETGRGIAISTDASGRYTALDPYAGAQLALAEAYRNVAVTGATPVAVTNCLNFGSPEDPGVMWQFSQAVRGLADGAAALGIPVTGGNVSFYNQTGATAILPTPVVGVLGVIDDVKRRIPTALGTEPGESLILLGETRDEFDGSIWAQVTADHLGGMPPQVDLAREQLLAEVLTAASRDGLISAAHDLSEGGLVQAVVEAALAGETGCRIVIPDVFADGDGPFVFLFSESAGRVLVAVPRTEESRFTAMCEARGLPATRVGVVDPGPEPGQAAVEVQGLFTVTLEELRRTSEGVLPGLFG
- a CDS encoding VOC family protein, which codes for MPLRTEMVTFDCVDPDRLADWWATALGGDVNAVAPGEFVMVVRDGDPSLGFQRVPDPTPGKNRVHLDFHAEDREAEVARLVELGAKEAGRHNFGPEFEWVVLNDPEGNAFCVA
- a CDS encoding Rv0804 family intramembrane glutamic endopeptidase, yielding MTRDVLRALALSATLLTWSALAARIPARWHPIPHAAVGAALAAATPASLGLRPPRLWAGLRWGGAVSVPLVLGIAASTANRRVRSGMAERDLPAAPGRWLLLRIPLGTVWSEEVAYRAALGSAANRAFGPRAGRLLTALVFGLSHVPDARAAGESVAGTVALTGAAGWLFSWLHTESGSVAAPMLTHLAVNEAGAVAALVVARRRLKS
- a CDS encoding alpha/beta hydrolase, whose product is MLRLDFTGVAFGALFFCLSLTPSLLPRDWLLGGLIGGITAAIGYGIGVFAGRMGHRFVLDRRRWWPPPRRIAYALKTVIVVGSVGACLLMVIPAAGWQRQVSELMGVPGPSTASYLRTLALAAAVAAVCVAGTRILIDAIKTMARFLIRRWRLSDELALLIGTAVAVVLVISLVNGVLVRGFFALANRVSQPQNTTTAEGVVQPDERERSGSPESFAQWETLGYQGRSFVAGGPSAAELEEVNGRPAREPIRVYAGLETADTEEARMAVLLSELERTRAFEREVLVIAPTTGTGWINPVAAASVEYLYNGDTAIVGSQYSFLPSWVSFLGDREKSMRSGRMMIDAVAQRWAQLPPERRPRLLLYGESLGSMAGQGAFEWLPDIAGMGFSSVLWVGPPNASPLWRDIVARRDPGTPQVEPRYDGGRTVRFSQGNSPAQIAEDTRGPWEGTRVLFLQHASDPIVWWSRDLLFTRPDWLAEPPGRDRTASMRWYPIITYWQVAADIPNAASAPAGHGHNYGDYILDGWVGVAPPPGWTAADTERIRNALRDRLPDAVT